One region of Podospora bellae-mahoneyi strain CBS 112042 chromosome 1 map unlocalized CBS112042p_1.2, whole genome shotgun sequence genomic DNA includes:
- a CDS encoding uncharacterized protein (EggNog:ENOG503P5A4), translating to MAQLPSEVMGQCVAILLYSWFCLAVGLFLLWIVWVHDERTSYVIMLGSFMVLHTFTSIIQQIHTIAWWNDIKTAQWQNVVANVGNPELNITGASTGLDLVLFYIRGLLCGRLPGAHTDGCTEYYCYNVESLLIVFWAVELANSIFQLRIAKMYRFHASLIAKGTAAVIPAVFMVLLRFSKIQASTVGFLILSSGIMIACFLAGSLILLSILGKYIHSRVMVLSWDVRYGRSTNTGGGTSDGTNPTSSSQPKPPLPKRKNIYDRWLVLRFTVAFIALSLFQLVVVMFQLRASQTNSVENVPAEPDLSAERAVTDFVLYIPGVTAPVLAYLVFGTTRTFRDYAWSVLAPRWLQAKREARKQARKKPSVVIGARDLAIISQEQATKAGRDLESGRCHYEVGVTAGRDRANSNAGRERSFSNAGRDRAYSNAGRMRGNSIRLQNLNSSHNHIVGAMKDKDSDEDEWPIMKHESIQVTTEIDRSSGHSSQWKDMMDKDRRI from the exons ATGGCTCAACTGCCGTCCGAGGTCATGGGCCAGTGTGTTGCTATTCTTCTCTACAGCTGGTTTTGCCTGGCCGTCGGCTTGTTCTTGCTGTGGATCGTGTGGGTTCATGATGAGCGCACGAGCT ATGTCATCATGCTGGGGTCTTTCATGGTCTTGCACACATTTACCTCAATCATCCAGCAGATACACACCATCGCCTGGTGGAACGATATCAAGACGGCACAATGGCAGAATGTCGTTGCCAATGTGGGGAATCCTGAGCTCAACATCACGGGTGCATCAACCGGTCTGGATTTAGTGCTGTTTTACATTCGTGGGTTGCTTTGTGGTCGACTACCGGGAGCGCATACTGATGGTTGCACAGAGTACTATTGCTACAATGTAGAATCACTACTCATTGTCTTTTGGGCTGTAGAGCTGGCCAACAGTATCTTCCAGCTACGCATCGCCAAAATGTACCGGTTCCACGCCTCTCTGATTGCCAAGGGTACCGCGGCCGTGATTCCGGCCGTGTTTATGGTTTTGCTTCGGTTCAGCAAGATTCAGGCCAGTACCGTCGGGTTCCTGATCTTATCCAGCGGAATCA TGATCGCTTGCTTCCTGGCCGGCAGCTTGATTTTGTTGTCGATTCTTGGCAAATACATTCACTCGCGGGTAATGGTGTTGTCATGGGACGTTCGGTATGGGCGCTCAACGAACACTGGTGGAGGCACCTCGGATGGAACGAATCCAACCAGTAGCTCGCAGCCAAAGCCTCCGttgccgaagaggaagaatatCTACGAcaggtggttggtgttgcgGTTCACCGTTGCTTTCATCGCCTTGAG CCTTTTTCAACTCGTCGTTGTCATGTTCCAGCTCCGAGCTTCACAGACCAACTCGGTTGAAAATGTCCCGGCAGAGCCGGACCTGAGTGCCGAGAGAGCCGTTACCGACTTTGTTCTTTACATCCCTGGAGTTACGGCGCCGGTACTGGCTTATTTGGTGTTTGGAACAACGAGGACCTTTCGAGATTATGCCTGGTCCGTACTTGCGCCGCGGTGGTTGCAGGCGAAGCGAGAGGCACGCAAGCAGGCCAGGAAGAAGCCCAGCGTCGTGATCGGTGCGAGGGACTTGGCCATCATCAGCCAGGAGCAGGCAACCAAAGCGGGTCGTGATTTGGAATCAGGACGTTGTCATTACGAGGTCGGCGTCACTGCCGGGAGGGATAGGGCGAACAGCAACGCTGGGAGGGAAAGGTCATTTAGCAACGCCGGGAGGGATAGGGCGTATAGCAATgctgggaggatgagggggaacAGCATAAGGCTGCAGAACCTTAATTCTTCCCACAACCACATTGTGGGTGCGATGAAGGATAAGGACTCGGATGAGGATGAATGGCCGATTATGAAGCATGAGTCCATTCAGGTCACGACCGAAATCGACCGAAGCTCTGGCCACTCTAGTCAGTGGAAAGATATGATGGACAAGGATCGGAGGATATGA
- a CDS encoding uncharacterized protein (EggNog:ENOG503NVMP; BUSCO:EOG092645L9; COG:B) → MDRAPSSQGHQFGPLQPLLQGVADIPQRQKSRERTRSGCSRLETCSSPLHQHCSLSLSLSQADRRQPRLSTNRIHAHSTYSASSMEIDWEPPLPAGYNDLHRSFLQNFMAQGTLTLKQGKKLLADLKSKTTFEPVDPETITLDQFTDAIRTAREAVEPLDYDIRYMRDQVRDERVWVFYNTQSDPASQMATVHSAEEVAYIKRLLDAMFETYNTPRMEVMAVDEAQALKVSRPSRQSMGNGHVNGANGEDAEGSQSATRGLKHSEVLALLSNLVAEGWLEKSRDGFYSLSTRALVELWSWLVATYNDEEEEWQHIKFCEACKEIVTHGQRCNNVDCTIRLHDVCEGNFWRTRPDRKCPKCQTEWDGSQFVGERAITSRSAFQRSRAGRRGRRSEVAEDAGEEEAED, encoded by the coding sequence ATGGACCGTGCACCTTCCTCGCAAGGCCATCAATTCGGTCCACTGCAACCACTTTTGCAGGGTGTGGCTGACATCCCGCAACGCCAAAAATCGCGGGAAAGAACGCGCTCTGGTTGCAGTCGTTTGGAAACCTGCAGCTCGCCACTCCATCAGCACTGcagtctctctctctctctctcacaaGCCGACAGACGACAACCTCGTCTTTCCACCAACCGAATCCACGCCCACTCTACTTACAGTGCTTCATCAATGGAGATCGACTGGGAGCCACCTCTTCCAGCCGGGTACAATGACCTCCACCGTTCTTTTCTTCAAAACTTCATGGCACAAGGCACCCTCACGCTGAAACAAGGCAAGAAACTGCTGGCCGACCTCAAGTCAAAGACCACCTTTGAGCCCGTTGACCCGGAAACCATCACTCTAGACCAGTTTACAGATGCCATCCGAACTGCGAGAGAGGCCGTGGAGCCATTGGACTATGACATCCGCTATATGCGCGATCAAGTCCGAGACGAGCGTGTCTGGGTTTTTTACAACACCCAGAGcgacccagccagccagaTGGCCACTGTCCATTCGGCCGAAGAGGTAGCATACATCAAGAGGCTGCTCGACGCCATGTTTGAGACGTACAACACGCCCCGCATGGAGGTCATGGCTGTGGATGAGGCACAGGCACTGAAGGTATCACGCCCCTCTCGGCAGAGTATGGGGAATGGACATGTCAACGGCGCCAATGGTGAGGATGCGGAAGGCAGTCAGTCAGCCACTCGGGGACTCAAACACTCCGAAGTGCTCGCGCTACTATCGAACCTGGTAGCcgaggggtggttggagaAGAGCAGGGACGGGTTTTACAGCCTAAGCACGAGAGCCCTGGTTGAGCTGTGGTCCTGGCTTGTTGCCACCTACaacgacgaagaagaagagtggCAGCATATCAAGTTCTGCGAGGCGTGCAAGGAGATCGTGACGCACGGACAGCGGTGTAACAATGTGGACTGCACAATTCGCCTGCACGATGTTTGCGAGGGCAACTTTTGGAGGACCAGGCCGGACCGGAAGTGTCCGAAGTGTCAGACGGAATGGGATGGATCTCAGTTTGTGGGGGAAAGGGCCATCACATCCAGGTCGGCATTCCAAAGATCAAGAGCCGGAAGACGCGGGAGACGTAGTGAGGTTGCCGAAGAtgcaggcgaggaagaggctgaagactga
- a CDS encoding uncharacterized protein (COG:U; EggNog:ENOG503NUY9), whose product MSSQERPPHREVCLYRKNPWESDKDSESSESLSSSDDSSDDETTNPFDLFLPGSRPQQPPFRIPRPHYASTPSSSTTISSASSSFPFQPKTTESTPLLPSSAPSKSPYLSGLSRPRFWLLFGQIILSQLIICFDGTIMASSHPVITSHFRSANSASWLSTSFLLTQTSFQPLVGGLSDAIGRKTPYLILAAVFSLGTLWCAVAESMLQFILARAVCGLGAGGMMTLGSIIMSDVVPIEIRPRYQSLLNVTFGVGSMMGAGLGGLMADCLGWRWEFGVQVPVLIICVGVSGLVIPGDLGLYGKQKVTIQQALREFDFWGAATLAGSVTGLVLGVGLGGNVLPWSHPVVVGSLMCFAVVFPVFLWVEGWVRNPIMPLHLVFKAPHMNLMVSSHISALLAAAILFNVPLFFQGVLLTSATESGLRLVTCSAVQALCGMTAGFLITWSRRMKWPLITGATLVIAGLFCLFSMERGWPTWVYMLCLVPASAGQGFQFPGSFMAVLAASKQHEQAVVTSTLMLWRSTGNILGVACSSLVVQNSLWYHLQEFVSGPEKEAVISKVRKSVEAIRDLEGTYQDQVVQSYAAALRLTFLCCFALAVANLCLVAPVRLGRLGSKK is encoded by the exons ATGAGCTCTCAGGAAAGACCGCCGCACCGTGAGGTGTGCCTCTACCGAAAGAACCCCTGGGAAAGCGACAAAGACTCTGAATCGTCAGAATCTCTCTCCTCGTCTGACGACTCCAGCGACGATGAAACCACCAACCCATtcgacctcttcctccccggtTCTCGACcgcaacaacccccttttcgcATCCCCCGTCCTCACTATGCTTCCactcccagcagcagcaccaccatctcctcggcctcctcctcgtttCCCTTCCAGCCCAAAACAACCGAgtccacccccctcctcccgtcaaGCGCTCCAAGCAAATCCCCCTACCTCTCCGGCCTCTCCCGGCCCCGCTTCTGGCTGCTGTTCGGCCAGATAATTCTCTCCC AACTGATAATCTGCTTCGATGGCACAAtcatggcctcctcccacccggTGATAACCTCCCACTTTCGCTCTGCCAACTCTGCCTCCTGGCTCTCGACTTCCTTTCTGCTCACCCAGACCTCTTTTCAGCCGTTGGTCGGGGGTTTGTCGGATGCGATTGGCAGGAAAACACCCtacctcatcctcgctgccgtcttctccttggggaCGCTATGGTGCGCCGTTGCTGAGTCCATGCTCCAGTTCATCCTGGCTCGAGCAGTCTGCGGCCTCGGAgcgggggggatgatgacgcTGGGGAGCATCATCATGTCTGATGTCGTGCCTATCGAGATCCGGCCTAGATATCAGAGCTTGTTGAATGTTACTTTTGGTGTCGGGTCCATGATGGGGGCGGGTCTGGGGGGTCTGATGGCGGATTGTctggggtggaggtgggagtttggggttcAGGTTCCTGTTCTGATCATCTGTGTGGGAGTGAGCGGGTTGGTGATCCCCGGTGATTTAGGACTGTACGGGAAACAGAAGGTGACGATACAGCAGGCGTTGAGAGAGTTTGACTTTTGGGGAGCCGCGACCCTGGCGGGGAGCGtgacggggttggtgttgggggttgggctggggggaaACGTTCTTCCTTGGAGCCATCCGGTTGTGGTAGGGTCGTTGATGTGCTTTGCGGTGGTGTTCCCCGTGTTTTTGTGGGTGGAGGGATGGGTTAGAAACCCGATCATGCCGCTTCATCTGGTGTTCAAGGCGCCGCACATGAACCTGATGGTGTCGAGCCATATTTCGGcattgttggcggcggcgataCTGTTTAACGT accgcTGTTTTTCCAAGgcgtcctcctcacctcggcTACAGAGTCCGGCCTCCGCCTGGTAACCTGCTCCGCGGTCCAGGCCCTCTGCGGAATGACAGCCGGCTTCTTGATCACCTGGTCCCGCCGGATGAAGTGGCCGCTCATCACAGGCGCAACGCTCGTCATAGCCGGACTGTTCTGCTTGTTCAGCATGGAAAGGGGCTGGCCGACATGGGTTTACATGCTCTGTCTCGTGCCGGCGTCGGCAGGCCAAGGTTTCCAGTTCCCGGGAAGCTTCATGGCTGTGCTCGCCGCGTCAAAGCAGCACGAGCAAGCTGTCGTGACCAGCACCCTGATGCTGTGGAGAAGCACAGGTAACATTCTCGGAGTCGCCTGCTCATCGCTTGTCGTGCAAAACTCGCTGTGGTATCACCTCCAGGAATTCGTCAGCGGACCGGAAAAGGAGGCTGTGATCAGCAAAGTCAGAAAGTCGGTCGAGGCTATCAGGGACTTGGAGGGGACATACCAGGATCAAGTCGTACAGAGCTACGCCGCCGCCCTGCGTCTAACTTTTCTATGTTGCTTCGCTCTGGCCGTTGCGAACCTGTGTTTAGTTGCACCAGTCAGACTGGGAAGATTGGGGAGCAAAAAGtaa
- a CDS encoding uncharacterized protein (EggNog:ENOG503P4XE; COG:J), producing MSPSRKLISSGSRFEARIGYSRAVVQGDMVFVSGCTGYDYKTGLISPNVVDQAEQTFQNIAAALAEAGAGMQDVVRVRYILPDRKEFESTWPVLQKWLGNVRPAATMIQAGLMEEVMKIEVEVTAKVDR from the exons ATGTCCCCCTCCCGCAAgctcatctcctccggctCCCGGTTCGAGGCTCGGATCGGGTACTCCCGAGCTGTAGTCCAGGGTGACATGGTTTTTGTATCTGGATGTACTGG CTACGACTACAAAACAGgcctcatctcccccaacgtCGTCGACCAAGCAGAGCAAACCTTTCAAAACATCGCCGCTGCCTTGGCCGAAGCAGGCGCTGGGATGCAGGATGTTGTGAGAGTGAGATACATCCTGCCAGACAGGAAAGAGTTTGAAAGCACCTG GCCTGTACTCCAAAAGTGGCTGGGCAATGTGAGACCTGCCGCTACCATGATCCAGgctgggttgatggaggaggtgatgaagatTGAAGTTGAAGTCACCGCCAAAGTGGACAGGTAA
- a CDS encoding uncharacterized protein (EggNog:ENOG503NXVQ) has translation MAPDFPWRQKSKEKEKKAEEGGDGNAKVVLTPSAAPRVSVSSLSSDDNGKRIPVAPILDNEDEQFLERLVARTGFGAEEEGPRPALPPRSKTPELTWDWDDKSETFQLFGASSASNPNDTALVLKDKNTELATIPKAPEQESPSGPEEIAIDAADTKADGKDNQNTKSKEKKPSRLSRMFTRSKKQGSSTPDNLAVPATEGTTKPESAEKEWADLSRLLDKLNLSSSGSISSDAKDLLVRPFVQILKDLANGVPTAVDDLVSLLDGRNDILTKTFEKLPSSLQKLVTQLPKKLTSSLAPEILAMAAEAQGLDKSRINADEGLKGAAKFFMPKNLSDLALTPALIKTMLKAILNALKTKFPMLAGTSALWSVAVFLLLFVLWYCHKRGREEREKKEKEEAEGEGEKKEGEADGEAVSGERVVEEVLQNERAGDGTVAGQGGNGELVVVVDAPGKGVPK, from the coding sequence ATGGCTCCGGATTTTCCATGGAGGCAAAAGtcaaaggagaaggagaagaaggccgaggagggtggtgatggcaacGCGAAAGTCGTCTTGACGCCATCGGCCGCTCCCCGGGTTTCAGTATCGTCACTTTCATCCGACGACAACGGCAAGCGAATCCCAGTGGCTCCCATCCTCGACAACGAGGATGAGCAGTTTCTCGAGCGACTCGTTGCGCGCACTGGCTTTGgcgcggaggaagagggacCTCGGCCGGCGCTGCCGCCTCGATCGAAAACCCCCGAGTTGACGTGGGATTGGGATGACAAGAGCGAGACGTTCCAGCTGTTCGGCGCCAGCTCggcctccaaccccaacgatACGGCTCTGGTGTTGAAGGACAAGAATACCGAGCTGGCAACGATACCCAAGGCGCCAGAACAAGAGTCACCTTCTGGGCCAGAGGAGATTGCTATCGACGCGGCAGATACAAAGGCTGATGGAAAGGATAACCAGAACACCAAGtcgaaggagaagaagccatcGCGCCTGTCCCGCATGTTCACGCGCTCCAAGAAGCAGGGTTCATCAACCCCGGACAACCTCGCCGTTCCCGCGACCGAGGGCACAACCAAGCCGGAATCGGCCGAGAAGGAATGGGCCGACCTCTCTCGCTTGTTAGACAAGCTCAACCTGTCGTCTTCGGGCTCCATCTCTTCAGACGCAAAAGACCTACTGGTTCGGCCGTTTGTCCAAATTCTCAAGGATCTCGCCAACGGTGTCCCCACAGCAGTTGACGACCttgtctccctcctcgacggCCGGAATGATATCCTCACCAAGACCTTTGAGAAGCTGCCTTCGTCTCTCCAAAAGCTAGTGACTCAGCTTCCCAAGAAGCTCACCTCTAGCCTTGCCCCGGAAATTCTAGCCATGGCCGCGGAAGCGCAGGGGCTGGATAAATCCAGGATTAATGCTGACGAGGGGCTGAAGGGGGCAGCCAAGTTCTTTATGCCAAAGAACCTGAGTGATTTGGCGCTCACCCCAGCGTTGATCAAGACCATGCTCAAGGCCATCTTGAATGCGCTCAAGACCAAGTTTCCCATGTTGGCGGGAACAAGCGCGTTGTGGAGCGTGGCTGTTTTCCTGTTGCTGTTTGTGCTGTGGTATTGTCATAAACGAggcagagaggagagggagaagaaggagaaagaagaggctgagggggagggggagaagaaggaaggggaggcggACGGGGAGGCAGTCAGCGGAgagcgggtggtggaggaggtcttgCAGAATGAGAGGGCCGGGGACGGGACGGTGGCTGGCCAGGGGGGTAACGGGgaactggtggtggtcgttgaCGCGCCGGGTAAGGGGGTTCCCAAGTAA